The genomic window GAGTCAAGAAACCACAGGTGGAGAAGAAAAGCTTTGGTTTCACTGAATTTATACCCAGTGAAAAGCCTTTAGTTACCCAGCAgcctttttatgtttatcttcAGACATTGTGTAGTCTAATATGCCAcatctgtcatattttacatcTCAGAGCAAACAATCTGCCcttaaattgaaaaaataaatgtttgacttgGAGataatttgtagttttttatcCTACTGACccataacattttatttttaattacacaCCAATTAACTTTATTGATTATGGCTTATCAGTTTGTGTAAGGAGTTTTTTTAATAGGGTTTGAACTGTTCAACTCACCATTTTTCACTTTCTACTGATCATCACAATGGGAGCAATTCTTTAAACCTGCTATCATTTTTATatacataaaatacataaacatttatacaaaagCATATAACTTCAGAAGGAATAAATGAGGACAAAAACCACACGTCAAAGTGAAAGCTCCACCATTGTGCCTTTGTTTCAGCACACAGTGATGCCGGTCATATATCACCAGCACACACATTGTAAACAAGATTACCTCCACCTTTCACCTACAGAGTGCAGCAGATGAATCTTGTGCTTAGGTTGAAAGACGTGTTGCCTCACAGAGTCTTGGAGAGGCGCGATCGCTCGGTTTCAAAGTTCACTGCCGTGTTAAAAGCTTCTGATGTAGGGagtgtccatgtgtgtgtttgtgtgtgtgtgtggacaaaAAGATCAGATCCATCACCGCAGAGCTTGTTTGTGtgcctctttgtgtgtgtgtttggttccCGGACTTGTTATAGGTCATGCTCTGACTGCTTCACTCTCTTTTCAGTATATTTTAAAGGTCACGTTAACGagatttggttgtttgtttgttgttcaaaCTAAATGAACACTCTGTGTCTCAAGTGTCATTTATATAGGTTCAATATTAAATGCtgtttgggggggaaaaaggcTGTTGTCCTTAAAATGCACCGTGCAGAACATCTCTGCAGGatccattttctgtgtttagaCTACAAAGGTAATCCATCTTTAGTGATGCAACTGTCTCTGTTCTGTGTCGACTAACAACATCTCTGATATTATCTCAAGTGTTGTTTCTCTGTCCGTCTGTTTATGTGTCCAGGCTTCTTGCAGGAGCACCCAAAGACAAAGCCATTTCTCTACAAAATGTCAACGAAACAGGTGCTGTTTACTCCTGTCCCATCACCACAGACCCCACAGACTGCACCAGGATGGATCTGGTCAGCACAAGTAAGCATTGTGGACAGCTTTTTTTATACCCTCAGCTGATTGCAGCAGAGATGGGTCCATTCATCAAGTTTGGTCTCAACACATGAACCAGTTGCATTAGACATAATAAAACTCCAAGAACGAAAAAGAACAACAGTTTTGTGATGTTTCTATAGGAAAAAgtcattctttttcttcttacGTGGCCATCTAGTGGCCAAATGTTACCTgctttatctttaaaattgagaCTCCAGTCTGTGTGTCTAGTTTGATCTCAacaaatttagcatttttaggatctgagctgattttaaattaattgcTTTAACACTTGTTTTGGCATCTGCtattgaaaacataaaatgagacatctgaaaactgtttaaatctgAGATCCTAAAAGAAATgtattgggtttttttcctgaaaaaatgaaatattggaATAACTTGCATTGTAGGATACGTGATCCAAGGAACattactaatttatttttctatttggcACATTTTTTACAACTGATCTGCACTTTCAGTTTTGGGTGGTGGTAGAATGCTTGTAGGTCAACATAAGAAAATTTATACAAGAAAATTGAAGTGCAATTTTAAAGGTGctgttttatcattattattagtTTAACTTAAATTAGTTAAATAGGTCTCTATAGATACAGTATGTATGGAGACCATAAACATTTGcaaatggttcagtttggtACTTCCTTAATATTGTGTCTAACAAGTCCAAACTGAAGGTCTAAGTTATGATTGAGTCTAACAACTGTTGCTTATTGTGGCAAAAACAGCATGTGAGACAAGAaaaacacctgttgtttattaACAAGTGTCAACTATAAAATTCCACGGAATATTTTTATTACGGAAATACGTCTGCCTTTAGATAATGAGTAAAAgcttttacacaatcacagatTTGATCAGAAATCAAATAAGTCACCAGTCACAAGGCAGTTTCTAAAACTTCCTGAAACAATTGCGAGGATTCCCCAATTTCCTCACGTGAGTCTCCGGTCCTTGCTCTCAGGTTGcaggaattttgaacatgtttgaaaattCAGTCTGGGACCCTTAACAGCTTAGTTTCCACCAGTCGGAAAGGGTGAGAAATGTGAGACAACTCAGAGAGTGCTTAGCAGCTTCTGAAATCAAACCgtgacaaaaatgcaaacaaaacaagatcaaATTGAGACACAATTAAGATGCTCTGTGActaaactgtgacaaaaaaatcttGTATGTCATTTGCAGGACATTTTCATAAATGTTGCGATTTATTTGCAATTAATGTACGTACACAAACGTGTCATAAGTACCAATCCTATGTGATTCTTGGTGAAAGTTTGCATAGTTTCTCCCAATTCTGTCTCCAAATAGTTGCCAaaagttgcagcccagtgaaattGCCTGACagattaatatattttttcagtttctcaattttaaatgtaacttaGCTTTTTGGGGGTAATTAGTGAGGGAAGATCAAAATTGTGAGCATTTCACCCCCTTGGCCGTCCTCAGCGTTTCAGTGTGGTTGTTCCCAGAGTCAAAAATGACCCTGAtggaaaaacagctaaaacattcTGAGAAGTCACACAGAAAATGTATTCACAGGTTGTTGAGCACGTCCCCAAATGTTTAGCTGTAACATGTcagttaataaataatattccAGCTTCCATTTGACATAGAACAAAAGTTATCAATCAGATAACCTGTAAAATCCTCTGCGTTTCTTGTAGCATTCAATTATTTATCCCATATGTGAGTTGTAGAAACAAAACTTCAGTAAGAACAAATACAAAGgaccctgcatgtttttttttaatgttgaagTTAATATGACTGCTGCTCCAGTCACAGCACATATTTGTGGTTTACATGTCAGGAAATGAACAAGGCTGAAAGAATGTCACTATTTGGATCTGTCCTGTGACTACACACTCAAACATGTTGACTGAAGTGGTTTAATTTCCTATTTCAAATCTAATTTgaaatttgtaattatttttctcaaaaatggtCTAAAGGTAGACACGTCACCTGAAACCTTTCATGTGCAGTCCCACATCATATTGTGAAATTCTGTGCGACCTTttagtgctcagattatgtgttggagGTGACACTCGGCTACTTCCGCACCAAATTATaggtcaatatctataaaactgactgagctgcagatatttttgtgttttgttgtaatgTTGTAGCTGTACACCcattgagttttattaaaaacacacccacacacactcaggcaaAAGTATTTACTCCTGCCTTTAGGCACTGGGTGTTAATAATTCCAGGTTGGTACTTGCACTTAGCACCATCTTGTTAATGATTTCAGACTTTCCCGTTAACACCTGACTCGTTTGATTCATTCACAGCAAGTTCATCTGAGATGGTGGAAGGCATGTGGTTGGGTGTGACAGTGGCCAGTCAGAGGAGTCTTCCAGACGGACGTGTCTTGGTGAGACAACGTTGTGTTTCGCTCCATTAATCACACACTATCAGCCAAACAGCAACATTAAGATGATACCAGTCAGGTGATACTGTTACAATCTGTGTAATTCTTGAGTGTCACGGACGACAaatagtgtattttttattccatttgACAGCAGCCCGGTGCAAACATATGAtactgttttaattatttttcaaacaaaaaatgaaattctgCTGTCAAATAAGACTTTACAATGATACACATGCCTTCAAGAGATAATGCATGCATTGTGTAATTCATAAATCAACAATATTTTGTGCAGGTTTTTTTActtaattgttatttttagacCTTTTAAACTGTGTATTTAGGCTTGATGTACTCTTCACAGCAGAAATAATGATCATTTTCAAAATACTAACATTACCACATAGTTTAATTTTAGCAAATGTTTGAATCAAATAGTTAGAGAAACTGTACGATCCCTAAACCCGTACTGTTTTCTGGTGTTCAGGCATGTGGGCATCGGTACGTGAAGATCATCCAAGGAGGGTCAGAGGATCAGAGGCGAATGATAGGAAAGTGTTTCGTACGGAGTAACGACCTGACCTTTGACAACAGTGATGAGTGGCAAACTAATACGTATCAGGTCTGTTACCCCTTTTCTGACATGGAAGGGGAGGGCCTATGCAACATGGGCATCTCTGCTGGCCTGACAGACACTGATGTCTACGCTGGCGCTACGGGTAGCAACTGGTGGCGAGGTGGGAGCTAAAAACTTCTCTGATTTCTCAATTAATTCAATAATCGTACTTTAATGCATGAACCGAGCATTCGGCCAAATCCCAGTTTGCTTCTACGCCTTAGCCCTACACTTATGTTTTGTGAGTTCATGCAAGGGGGTAGGGGTGCCccaattctgtttttgtgatgtaGGGGAAGGGTGAAAGAGTATAGCTATCtggcacattttaaacaaaaaggtatGAGTTCTGtaagcaaaaattaaaaaataaaatcttacaagTGTTAAAATttcccttccttccttccagTTTACaacacatctcagctttaaaagcttaacTCCACACTCTAGATTTCTggattgagaaagctcctcggatgagaagcgaaacgtcttcaactacagaatagaagtcaagttgtttttgtttttaaccttttttgaatttaccatggcctgcaTGACTgtgaatctacaccagcaattTTCCTTCCTCATTCCACATTCAAATCCAAGTATTGCACTTATTTTGAAACTAGCTTttgctgtgcttttattttgaacgTGAGTGTTGTGGTGGTTATGAGTGCAGCCTCTTGTGTTCACAAGCAGCATATTCAGTCTCTCCTCTGGTAACTAGAGTTTTATCATAGATTAAGAAGTTATTGTCGTGTCACAAAACACAGCATTcaaaggttttaccaaaatttGGACTTCTAAGTCTTTATTTACTTAGTTTGTGGAAAACAGCccactgtttttacaaattacAATTGGCATTATCATGCTAAACTTAGGGAGGAATATAGAGTGGAAGTACATCAGAATCTTTGCTGTTCAAACTGCAAAATCACCAAAATCTTTGTAACAGAATTAAACAGACAGAGATGGAGCATTCAAGACAAgttttgtgatctctcacaaaATAGCCAAATATTcaaaaagctgttgtttttgtgaatgttcaTTATTTACCTTAAATATGAAAAAGCTGGAAATtctcaaactgactgagtttgtcGCCAATGGCTACTATTGGAAGCtaattaaaatcatatttacatttaattataaATTTTGTTTGGCAGAATTGTTTTTAACCTGTTAGTCTGGGCTTCTGCAAGAGTCCCAGTTCTTTATGTGGCCCTTTGGGAAAATAATTGCCCACCTCTGGTGTATTGGCCTCCTGAAGGAAACAATTAGCCCTTGTGACTTAGAATAAATGTTCAGGGATAAGGTGTAGGTGTAAAAGGGGTACACAATGGGAATTGGCCTTAGTCTCAcacagtgattactctctgtGACAGAATCTTGTCCAATGTTTAAGAAACTGATTCTGAAATagtgtttctgctttgttttgcagGAAATGTTTATGTAACCTGGAGAAACCCATTGGACGTTTTTGACTCTCAAACTAAAAAATTTGAAGATTTGAAAAATCGAGACAGTTACATAGGTGAACATTTAGTCATCTTTACAAAATGTTGTAGCCCTCACATAATTGGACAACTTACTTTTTTATAAGAAGTTTGATTTGAGATGCAATAAATTGAATCTTACGGTATGAGAACTCATTCCAACATGCTTCTTTTCCACAGGTTATTCTATTCTCGAAGAAAAGAAGCTGCTCAGCCATGACGACTACACAGTGGTGACAGGGGCTCCGAGAGATGAGTCCAAAGGCGCTGTGTTGTTTGGGACAAAGACTGCATATGACAATAAATTAATTCTTATAAAAACTATCCTTGGTGAACAAGTGGGCTCATATTTTGGGAGCTGCTTGGCTGCCACGGACCTCAACAATGACGAGTGCGTTTCTGTACAAATAGTGTAGTTGTGGGAAGTTCAGTGTTGGAAAattgttttgattcattttaggTGTATATAAATCTAATACTGAATGTACTTCCCGACTATCCCAGCTGGAATGACTTGATCGTGGGCGCCCCTTTTTACTTCGACCGCAATAAGGATCAGGAAGGAGCTGTGTACATTTTCATGAATGAAAATGGATCCTTCCAAAATACAGCCACCGTGGTGCTGAAGGGTCCGTCGTTTTCTGCGTTTGGCTTTGCGGTTGCTGCCATCGGTGATGTCAACCAGGATGGATTCCAAGGTGTGATTCTGAACATagcaatagttttttttttgttgttttgggtttttttttttacacttatagGTGATGTAAAAAGTCAAGCGAGGAATTGCAAAACATCATATTCTGTGTTGCTGTcttctcaaccaaacaacgtTACTATGCAATTGCATGTGTGCTGAGACCATTTTGTGCCGATGGTGCTCAGGCTGTGgatgtatcagtccacctgatcagTGTCTGGTCAATCCAAATGTCTACTCAACTCTTGACAGAccgatacattcagcagcctctcaGCACTGCCAGAATATTCATAAtctgctcagcacacatacattcacataGTAACACAGACATTCGGTTGAGAATGTAGAGATTTGCAGATGACGTtgtgatctgtagtgagagtaggaAGCAGGGGAATGAGAGTCTGGAGAGGTGGAAGCTTCTCTGGGGAGCAGAGGAATACAGTCAATAGAAGCAAGACAGAATCCACGAGGTGAATGAGagagagatggtttggacatgtgaaGAGGAAGGATAGTGGATGTACTGGCCAAAGGATGATGAATATGAAGCTGCCAGGGAGGAAGAAAAGGTTCAAggatttattaatttttggaTGGTTGGCATGGCAGAGGAGCATGCTAAAGATAGGAAgggatggaggcagatgattcGCTGTGGCAATCCCtaaaggaagcagctgaaaggagacagtaaaatattttgttaattttcaaCAGCTTTGCCTTTGCACCTTTACTcaagatgtttctctgctctgtctgTCTCCAGATTTTGCGGTAGGGGCACCATTCCATGAAACAGGAAAGGTGTACATATGGATGGGAAGTAAAAAGGGAATTTCACGGGAGCCCAGTCAGGTAAGAACAATCAGGAATTCTGTTTTATCTGAAGCACTGTTGAAAAACAATAAGTAACTGCTGCTCTCTACAGGTGATTGAGGGTAAGTCAGTGGGTAATGGCCTGTTCCATACCTTCGGCTACTCCATCAGTGGAGGACTAGACATGGATGACAGCAGCTACCCTGACATCTTAGTTGGCTCTCTGGATGACCGTATAGCCCTTCTgaggtagaaaaaaaatctgttatttttgtgtaaaaaaaatagccaCTTTTTTATCCAGCGTTTTAACTAGGTCTTCAGCAATTTAGGTTTTTAAGTCCAGTTAGAGGGTCACTTTCTCCATTCATGAGCTGCTGAATGTCCCAGTTTGAAACTGTCAACCTGTTTCAaacctgtctttgttttcagagCTCGACCGGTCATTCACTTAACTAAAACCTTCACTGCTGAGCCCAAGATCGTGGATCCCAGTCAGTGTTTGCCAAATAATCCATGGTAAAAATGTCTCTCAGTTTGCCTAAATCTGAAAGCAgccttttcagttttgtttcaatCTGGTCTGTTTTCCTCCCTCCCAGCATCAGTGTCATCCTGTGCATGTCTTTCACTCTAAGCAACGGGAAAAAAGACTTCAAGAAAAATATCAGTAAGCTGTTTTTTACATGTCACGTGGagataaatgttttcatatCCCGATgtgaatttttcattttgtcaaactggcattttattaaatgcgttatttgtttttaaatttgtttcttctttgggAAGCTGTGGACTATATGGTGGAGGCTGACATGGAAAGGATAAGAAGCCATCGTGTTAGTTTCGAAAATGGTGAAGATACATATTTTGGATCTATGAGCCTACCATCCTCCGTACCAATCTGCCAGACTCTAAAACTGAATGTGAAGGTAAGGTCAAAGAAAAACTAGTTGCCCGTCATAAGCTTCTGTTACCTATCGGTCGTGCAGTCATTTAGACCAAATTGACATTCTTGGTTGAATTAACAGACACCTGTGAAGGACAAACTGGAACCGGTGGTGTTCTCTGTCAACATGTCGCTACAAGAACCAAACCCTAAAATTAGACGCTCCCTGCAGAACCTGGACTCCTTCCCGATTCTGAGCCAGGAGCAGAAACTCACCCAAAGAGCGGAGGTGCAGAGCAGTgcacacatttcattttaacaatATGGAGGCCATGATGAGCATCGTGTGATGTGGTTTGTTCCACGTCTTGCAGATAAACTTTCTGAAGGATTGTGGCTTGGACAACAAATGCTCCAGTAACCTGCAGATGACGGCCCAGTTTGCTGATAATGAGAGAAACGCTTACCCCAGGTGAGATTACACAAATCTGACACGTTTTCTCATTTGGAACCTTGTTTTAACTTATCCCTTTCCATGAGAAGACTACCACATGTATAACAAAACCTTGAACCAGTCTAAGGTGctttaattttcactttttattttgcaacaagCAAAAAATGTATAGTTTTACGGCTTTAAGAAAGCCTATGTGCCAATGCAGACTCTTTTAATGACTGTTGTAATGtcaacataaacaaaagctgttcgttacatttacaaatcatttcCTGTGTTTAGGAAGAACAACATTCAAGTGCTCCAGTTCAAcagcagtgtaaaaaaaataagcgtGCTGGTGGAGGTGACCAACCTTCCTTCTTCAGGGAGGCAGGCGGAGGACGCCCACCAGACGATGCTCAACATCTTTTTCTCTGATGAATTACAATTCTCCACAGTCAGGAACAATGTAtgtccactagagggcagcagaTGACTGAGAACGCttcattattttttccattttagaaTGGGATATTTTTAGGACAGTTCAGAAATACAGTGTTTTATCCATTTTAATTATAGAACTGTTAAAGTAATGACATACATGGTAGGAAAAGAgtttattagcttttttttgttaaaaatgcattttcttcaCTAAACCTTACATAGTAAAACTGATCGGTTGGTTTCTCTTTTCATGTGATTTTGGTGTGTAGGACGTAGATTGCACCTTTAATTACACAGTCAGTTGTGAATTGGGGAATCCACTTAAAGGCAACGAAAAGGTAAATCTGCAGAGGATTTTGGCTTTTTTACCTCTTCTGAATGGTTTGCAGTACATCTAACTTTCTTTGCTCCTTGTTAGGTGCGTTTGCAGATAGTGTTTGAAACCTCTGGCATCGACCTGTACACAAAAGAGATAGAGGCTCAGCTGATTCTGTCAACGTAAGGGTTTATTCtaatatattgtatttttttgtgtactAAAGGAATAGCAGTTATTTGTATACCTTAAGTGTATGCAGAAACTAATTTTAACTTCAGGACAGTGCTTCACTTACTGTCAATGTCTTATAACTAAATATGCTCGCATTGTGATAATGACGTTGATTTCTCCAGTGTTAGTGTGCAGAGTGACCTGAAGCCTGTGTCATTGGTCTTGCTGATTGAAAACACCATTGTGCCTATCTTCTCCATGTGAGTCCCAACACCTTGTCATGTACTGCACACACTGTCCAGAATACAGCATAAAAAgtctagcattctttaaaggaatgcatatcgccagGGTTGATATTGGCagtaatgtcaaagttttaagcaaggaGCTTGTGAAATGTGAGgtgcttggagcatgtgttgtggatgatgCTCGGCTCAAGtcacaacaaatctgagctcagtatctgtacaactggctgaattgtagccatttttctgtttgctaaagttgctaAGCTATGACAACCATTTTTTAACTGAATTGATTccaaaacacacgcacacactgacacacacatgcagggaGAGAGAGACATGGGTAAAATCATTATTGCCATTTAgcctttggtggcaggtgataactAAAGTGCTACTTCATATTATCTTctgtactgttttgttttattcactcACAGTTTGTGATTCACATGAAGAATCATGTCTAACTCTTGCCTTTTTCAGTATAAATCCATTACAGCAAACCACATTTGGTGGGACAGTGATGGGCGAGTTTGCTATGCAGAACACCAGTGACGTGGGCAGTTTGGTGGAGTTCACCTTCATTGTGAGTCACCTCCAGGACTGTATATTTAATCTATTATATGCGTGCTACtcacccacattttcctcatcCACACCCTGGCTTTGAACCCAAAGAAGTTTAATATCATGTGGGATTTTCAAGTGAGCCTTGTCTTGT from Kryptolebias marmoratus isolate JLee-2015 linkage group LG17, ASM164957v2, whole genome shotgun sequence includes these protein-coding regions:
- the itga3b gene encoding integrin alpha-3b — protein: MLFPRLSALLCAVLAAHHGTRTCSGFNIDARFPVIKEGKTKGSFFGFSVALHEQTKGSKKYLLLAGAPKDKAISLQNVNETGAVYSCPITTDPTDCTRMDLVSTTSSSEMVEGMWLGVTVASQRSLPDGRVLACGHRYVKIIQGGSEDQRRMIGKCFVRSNDLTFDNSDEWQTNTYQVCYPFSDMEGEGLCNMGISAGLTDTDVYAGATGSNWWRGNVYVTWRNPLDVFDSQTKKFEDLKNRDSYIGYSILEEKKLLSHDDYTVVTGAPRDESKGAVLFGTKTAYDNKLILIKTILGEQVGSYFGSCLAATDLNNDDWNDLIVGAPFYFDRNKDQEGAVYIFMNENGSFQNTATVVLKGPSFSAFGFAVAAIGDVNQDGFQDFAVGAPFHETGKVYIWMGSKKGISREPSQVIEGKSVGNGLFHTFGYSISGGLDMDDSSYPDILVGSLDDRIALLRARPVIHLTKTFTAEPKIVDPSQCLPNNPCISVILCMSFTLSNGKKDFKKNITVDYMVEADMERIRSHRVSFENGEDTYFGSMSLPSSVPICQTLKLNVKTPVKDKLEPVVFSVNMSLQEPNPKIRRSLQNLDSFPILSQEQKLTQRAEINFLKDCGLDNKCSSNLQMTAQFADNERNAYPRKNNIQVLQFNSSVKKISVLVEVTNLPSSGRQAEDAHQTMLNIFFSDELQFSTVRNNDVDCTFNYTVSCELGNPLKGNEKVRLQIVFETSGIDLYTKEIEAQLILSTVSVQSDLKPVSLVLLIENTIVPIFSIINPLQQTTFGGTVMGEFAMQNTSDVGSLVEFTFIVNTIQSLGDMGTLAVEFQWPFEVTNGKWLLYLTQIVVTGESEMECNPSGKVVNELNLTLSKSKSKRTKRQTGEDDAEETIQHRSVEPQAAITLLPHRKKSYLLDCSKGTANCVTFTCPLLNMSTSAKIYVRSRLWNSTMLEDYPNALRVSVTGQATLKLITDKPTIKMDNQTRSFTVEIEPEEEAEIPYELPLWIIISSAVAGIVLLAIIILIMWKCGFFQRASRREMYEAKAQKAEMKIQPSETERLTEDY